The following are from one region of the Petrotoga mobilis SJ95 genome:
- a CDS encoding alpha-galactosidase, with amino-acid sequence MPINFDKETKRWLLETENMGYVFGLDDDQGKIKNLYWGSKLPRVQDYPEVKDLILMDRYTWNDEFSVRGEKNNLEHCLKVEYSDGVRDVVLNYKSFEVSGNDLVIRLSDDHYNLSVNLFYKVIEKYDIIERWVEIENNSNEEIKIEDMKSASLYVENDEKAKLNYLTGMWGSEFHLRREEINEGSKVLESRVGKTSAYLNPFFAIDYSADEDRGKVYFGELAWSGNWKIVVQKRIYERIAIIGGINDWDFSYILEPSEKITTPKFMFGFSDEGFTKASQNIHHYQLDYILPKDKAHKLRKVLYNSWEATTFNVNEENQKILAEKAAKIGVELFVIDDGWFGKRNDDHAGLGDWYVNKEKFPDGLQPLISYVKTLGMDFGIWVEPEMVNPNSELYRKHPDWVISFPNRPKSLQRNQLMLNLAREDVKKFIVDFMDNLLTQNDIDFVKWDMNRHVFESGWMQVEPRKQREIWVKYVWNLYDIWKYLREKHPHVTFENCSSGGGRVDIGLMQYADQVWTSDNTDPFDRLEIQEGFSYAYAPKIMMGWVTDWGGKDTYPLTYRFHSSMMGSLGIGADLNKFSERDFDLARYQVQFYKEIREIVQEGYQFRLSYVTNDRYFAVEYLSKNKDEGVLIYLRNPRRFGLFDRVDVKLKGLENDAVYTVYEGLQGEEKEMIKLSGKALKERGIIIEDSSKDFFETGKVTHFYSRILRLRKSD; translated from the coding sequence TATGGGTTACGTTTTTGGATTAGATGATGATCAAGGAAAGATTAAAAATTTGTATTGGGGATCAAAGTTGCCAAGGGTTCAAGACTACCCAGAAGTTAAAGATCTAATTTTAATGGACAGATACACGTGGAACGATGAGTTTTCTGTAAGAGGAGAAAAGAACAATTTAGAGCATTGTTTGAAAGTTGAGTATTCCGATGGTGTTAGGGATGTTGTGTTGAATTACAAAAGTTTTGAAGTGAGTGGTAATGATCTAGTAATCAGGTTAAGCGATGATCATTATAATTTGAGCGTAAATCTTTTCTACAAGGTTATAGAAAAGTACGATATCATAGAAAGATGGGTTGAAATCGAAAATAATTCTAATGAAGAAATAAAGATAGAAGATATGAAATCTGCCTCGTTGTATGTTGAAAATGATGAAAAAGCAAAATTAAATTATCTTACAGGTATGTGGGGGAGTGAATTTCATTTAAGAAGGGAAGAAATAAACGAGGGAAGCAAAGTTTTGGAAAGTAGGGTTGGGAAAACAAGCGCCTATCTAAATCCTTTTTTTGCGATCGATTACTCTGCTGATGAAGATCGTGGAAAGGTATATTTTGGTGAATTAGCCTGGAGTGGTAATTGGAAAATAGTAGTACAAAAACGTATATATGAAAGAATAGCGATAATTGGGGGGATAAATGACTGGGATTTTAGTTATATATTAGAACCCTCAGAAAAGATTACTACTCCTAAATTTATGTTTGGCTTTTCAGACGAGGGTTTTACAAAGGCGAGCCAGAATATACATCATTATCAGCTCGATTATATACTGCCAAAAGATAAAGCACACAAATTAAGAAAGGTTTTGTACAATTCTTGGGAAGCCACGACATTCAATGTGAACGAAGAAAATCAAAAAATATTGGCTGAAAAGGCTGCAAAGATTGGTGTAGAACTTTTTGTTATAGACGATGGATGGTTTGGGAAAAGAAACGACGATCATGCTGGGTTAGGTGATTGGTATGTGAACAAAGAAAAATTCCCAGATGGTTTGCAACCTTTGATAAGCTATGTTAAGACCTTGGGAATGGATTTTGGTATATGGGTAGAACCAGAGATGGTTAATCCTAACAGTGAATTGTATAGAAAACACCCTGACTGGGTTATTAGTTTTCCAAATAGACCAAAATCACTTCAACGGAATCAATTGATGCTTAATTTGGCACGAGAAGATGTAAAAAAGTTCATCGTAGATTTCATGGATAATCTTTTAACACAGAACGATATAGATTTCGTCAAATGGGATATGAACAGACATGTTTTTGAGTCAGGATGGATGCAAGTGGAACCACGAAAACAAAGAGAAATATGGGTTAAATACGTGTGGAACTTATACGATATTTGGAAATATTTGAGAGAAAAACATCCACACGTTACTTTTGAAAACTGTTCCAGCGGTGGGGGAAGAGTGGATATAGGCTTAATGCAATATGCGGATCAAGTATGGACAAGCGACAACACAGACCCATTTGACAGGTTAGAGATCCAAGAGGGTTTTTCATATGCATACGCACCGAAAATAATGATGGGGTGGGTAACTGACTGGGGAGGAAAAGATACTTATCCTTTGACATACAGATTTCATTCATCAATGATGGGATCTTTGGGAATCGGTGCGGATTTGAATAAATTCTCTGAAAGAGATTTCGATTTGGCAAGGTATCAAGTTCAGTTTTATAAAGAGATAAGAGAGATAGTACAAGAAGGCTATCAATTCAGGCTTTCTTACGTTACAAATGATAGGTATTTTGCCGTGGAATATTTGAGTAAAAACAAAGATGAAGGTGTTTTGATATATTTAAGGAATCCAAGAAGGTTTGGTTTGTTTGATAGGGTGGATGTCAAACTAAAAGGTTTGGAAAACGATGCTGTATACACTGTTTATGAAGGACTTCAGGGTGAAGAAAAAGAGATGATTAAATTATCTGGAAAGGCATTGAAAGAAAGGGGAATTATAATAGAGGATTCCTCTAAAGATTTCTTCGAAACTGGAAAAGTAACTCATTTTTATAGCAGAATTTTGAGGCTAAGAAAGAGTGATTAA